A single window of Nasonia vitripennis strain AsymCx chromosome 4, Nvit_psr_1.1, whole genome shotgun sequence DNA harbors:
- the LOC116417460 gene encoding uncharacterized protein LOC116417460, translating to MVFKLIKKVNRLKRQNDALKRKLEGGYRNTRSTDKQLSLQDIAVINNYFPIDANEANKNKKIDVVENMLGKKDQEFFQNAVIFFKSKGGSDCRKLIFNCMIAAITNEVANQYSFIGSKAPRKSFKDLRLCTCLYQAVKLAFPNANDDDIKVEKVQKGRHSSQ from the exons ATGGTTTTTAAGTTAATAAAGAAAGTTAACAGACTAAAGCGGCAGAATGACgctttaaaaagaaaattggaGGGTGGTTATAGAAATACTAGATCGACAGACAAACAACTTTCTTTACAAGATATTGCGGTAATTAATAACTATTTCCCCATTGACGCAAATGAAGCTAacaagaacaaaaaaatagatgttgttgaaaatatgttaggaaaaaaagatcaagagttcttccagaatgcg GTAatctttttcaaaagcaaGGGAGGTAGCGATTGCCGCAAGTTAATATTTAACTGTATGATAGCTGCAATAACAAATGAAGTGGCGAATCAGTACAGCTTTATAGGGAGCAAAGCGCCAAGAAAATCTTTCAAAGACCTCCGGCTATGCACTTGCCTGTATC AAGCTGTCAAACTTGCATTTCCAAATGCAAATGACGATGACATtaaag TGGAAAAGGTCCAAAAAGGGCGCCATTCCAGCCAATAG
- the LOC103316856 gene encoding uncharacterized protein LOC103316856 isoform X1, with product MSEKNWKTYPITKLIKFNDSYTDAVRESKQHGIEHLADPSDDEKLKRSRSNRYKKNRESSPEEPKKKKAKTVRKDTDDESSDSEAGDLTKKVDLPIDSDGNKSSDVEPTEEDPLLLPPLSLNVQLQDVVQNKFCDYILEKSVKGHVGKPANSSGG from the exons ATGTCGGAAAAAAATTGGAAGACATATCCGATCACAAAGCTAATCAAATTTAATG ATAGTTATACAGATGCAGTACGTGAATCAAAGCAGCATGGGATAGAACACTTGGCAGATCCAAGtgatgatgaaaaattaaaacgatCTAGATCAAATCGATACAAGAAAAATCGCGAAAGTTCTCCAGAAGAAccaaaaaagaagaaggccAAAACTGTTAGGAAAGATACTGATGATGAAAGTAGTGATTCAGAGGCCGGTGATTTAACAAAGAAAGTTGATTTACCCATCGATAGCGACGGCAATAAGTCTAGCGATGTCGAGCCGACTGAGGAGGATCCTCTATTGTTGCCACCTCTAAGCTTGAACGTTCAACTCCAAGACGTTGTTCAAAATAAGTTTTGtgactatatat TAGAAAAGTCTGTGAAAGGACATGTTGGAAAACCAGCGAATTCGAGTGGAggttaa